From the Actinomadura luzonensis genome, the window GCGGGCTCGACGCGGAAGACCGGGTACTGCCCGGCGATCGCGTCGAAGTCGGCCAGCGGCGCCCAGCGGTCCACGGGCAGGTGGGGGCGGGCGCCGGGCGCGACGGCGAGGTAGCGGCGCAGGACCGGGGCCCGTTCGGCCGGCGGCAGCTCGACGAGGCGGACGTGCTCGCGCGTGCCGTGCCTGAGCACCGCGAGGCCGCGCGCGGCCCGGACGTTGGCCACCCAGTTGGCGTCGCGGCCGAGCATCGACACCAGGTACCGCCGGCCGCCGAGGCGGGCGACGACCAGGGGGAGCGCGACGGTCCTGCCGGTGTGGCGGCCGGTCACCTCCAGGGTGACCAGGCGGCCGGGCATCAGCAGGCCGCTGCTGTGGACGGCCGCCCACAGCCGGTTGACCGCCCTGGCGAGCCGGTTGGGGCGGCCGCCCCGGTACAACCATTGGTGCAGCGTCATGGCGCGGCCCTCCCTCAGCCGGCCCAGGCCCGCAGGCCCGCCCTGGCGCCGTAGCGGCGCAGCCGGGCCAGCGACTCGCGTTCGAGCTGGCGCACCCAGTGCGGGGTCAGGCCCATGCGGTCGGCGATCTGCCGGGGCGTGTGCTCGCCCTGGCCGTCCAGCCCGAAGCGCATCCGCATGATCATGGCCTGGCGCGGGGCCAGGTCGGCCATCAGCGTCGTCAGCGCGGCCTTCAGCGCCGCGCGTTCGGCGGCCTGGGCGGGGGTGACGGCGTCGGGGTCCTCGACGAGGTCGCCGAGGGTGCCCTGGTGCGGGTCGCCGGGGGCGTGGTCGAGGCTGACGCAGTCCTGGGAGACGCGGCGCAGCGTGACGAGCTTGGCGGTCTTCTCGCCCAGGTGCTCGGCCAGCTCGGCCTCGGTGGGGGTGCGGCCGAGGGCCTGGGTGACGACGATCTCGGCCTGCGCGAGCTTGCCGAGCTGGTCCTG encodes:
- a CDS encoding nitroreductase/quinone reductase family protein — its product is MTLHQWLYRGGRPNRLARAVNRLWAAVHSSGLLMPGRLVTLEVTGRHTGRTVALPLVVARLGGRRYLVSMLGRDANWVANVRAARGLAVLRHGTREHVRLVELPPAERAPVLRRYLAVAPGARPHLPVDRWAPLADFDAIAGQYPVFRVEPAAGARPAVRP
- a CDS encoding sigma-70 family RNA polymerase sigma factor, which produces MSAQAEAGPQADQLGDYLASIGATPLLSAEEEVALAKRVEAGTYAAHLLAEGVSRPGLEELVADGRAARDHLIRANLRLVVSVAKRYAHRGMSWADVIQDGNLGLIEAVGRYDHTRGHRFSTCATWWIRKSIQQGLEYAHTVRLPIGVQDQLGKLAQAEIVVTQALGRTPTEAELAEHLGEKTAKLVTLRRVSQDCVSLDHAPGDPHQGTLGDLVEDPDAVTPAQAAERAALKAALTTLMADLAPRQAMIMRMRFGLDGQGEHTPRQIADRMGLTPHWVRQLERESLARLRRYGARAGLRAWAG